In Methanomicrobium antiquum, one DNA window encodes the following:
- a CDS encoding ATP-binding protein encodes MSDDNPAYPFSAIVGQEDMKDALLSNVVNPSIGGVLIKGEKGTAKSTAVRAVADLLPERKTIKDCIFHCEAGQKRYLCPSCRILTESGKTPEYEDIKMRVVELPLSATEDRVAGTLDIEEAITKGEKKFEPGVLAAANGNILYVDEVNLLDDHIVDLLLDAAAMGTNFVEREGISYSHPSRFMLVGTMNPEEGDLRPQLLDRFGLSVNVEGEKNTEKRIEIVKRRLEFEKNPHEFCDKYKPLQQNLRDKIETAKKIILEIKPDDLLLNTAVKISLLLNVDGHRSDLTLVKTACAFAALDERNNVEGNDLIKAAGLALPHRMRKLPFEEARLEFDKVESLILESYKN; translated from the coding sequence ATGAGTGACGATAATCCGGCATATCCCTTCTCCGCAATAGTAGGGCAGGAAGATATGAAAGATGCTCTTCTTTCAAATGTGGTAAACCCGTCAATAGGCGGCGTTCTTATAAAAGGTGAGAAAGGAACGGCAAAATCAACTGCTGTGAGAGCAGTAGCTGATCTTCTGCCTGAGAGAAAAACTATAAAAGACTGCATCTTTCACTGCGAAGCCGGGCAGAAGAGATATCTTTGCCCATCATGCAGGATATTAACAGAATCAGGAAAGACTCCCGAATATGAAGATATAAAAATGCGTGTTGTAGAACTGCCATTAAGTGCCACAGAGGATCGTGTTGCAGGCACACTTGACATTGAAGAGGCAATTACCAAGGGTGAAAAAAAGTTTGAGCCAGGCGTTCTTGCAGCAGCCAACGGTAATATTCTCTATGTTGACGAAGTTAATCTCCTTGATGATCATATTGTGGATCTCCTGCTTGATGCGGCCGCAATGGGTACAAATTTTGTTGAAAGAGAAGGAATTTCATATTCTCATCCATCCAGATTCATGCTTGTCGGGACAATGAATCCCGAGGAAGGCGACCTTCGTCCCCAGCTTCTTGACAGGTTCGGCCTTTCTGTTAATGTTGAAGGTGAGAAAAATACAGAAAAAAGGATAGAGATTGTAAAAAGACGTTTGGAATTTGAGAAAAATCCACATGAATTCTGTGATAAATATAAACCTCTTCAACAAAATTTGAGGGATAAAATTGAAACAGCCAAAAAAATAATATTAGAAATAAAACCCGATGATCTTCTGCTGAACACGGCTGTTAAAATCTCCCTTCTTTTAAATGTGGACGGCCACAGATCAGATCTTACTCTTGTCAAAACTGCATGCGCATTTGCAGCACTTGATGAGAGAAATAATGTCGAGGGAAATGATCTGATAAAGGCAGCAGGGCTTGCACTGCCGCACAGGATGAGAAAACTTCCCTTTGAAGAGGCCAGGCTTGAATTTGACAAAGTCGAGTCATTAATTCTGGAGAGTTATAAAAATTGA
- a CDS encoding nucleoside recognition domain-containing protein, producing the protein MVDAISFFSMLEYMIKAIILISTGIVFVNILGETGLFKRLQKVSRPLCRISGLSEGAAISVLSMAVNSIAGKSMLAEYYREGKVKKEEIVPSLLIGTFPTVLGESLFRVQLPTAVILLGPVIGFTYTFFNFFSSFLQAFFAILYNHIVLHENGYIPKNETGDEKNGNSKDSDEDKSQEKSKKKRKITKKNIKNGFKKSIPGLKQIIPITISAMLVFYLLSLLGLMNIIAMVFDPLLNIIGLPGEATAALVAQFIHFSAGYTIVGSLIETGVLNMEQALVTLILGSMVVITMIYVKYSFPMYLALFGKDGLMITYKTYAISMAAKIVCIGIVMVVF; encoded by the coding sequence ATGGTTGATGCAATATCTTTTTTTTCAATGCTTGAATATATGATTAAAGCCATAATTCTCATAAGCACAGGTATTGTTTTTGTAAATATATTGGGTGAAACAGGTCTTTTTAAAAGATTGCAAAAAGTGAGCAGACCTTTGTGCAGAATTTCCGGACTTTCTGAAGGTGCTGCTATTTCTGTTCTTTCAATGGCCGTTAATTCAATAGCAGGCAAATCAATGCTTGCTGAGTATTACAGGGAAGGAAAAGTGAAAAAGGAGGAGATTGTGCCTTCACTTCTTATAGGAACATTTCCAACAGTTCTCGGTGAATCTTTGTTTAGAGTACAGCTTCCAACCGCAGTTATTCTTCTTGGTCCTGTAATTGGATTTACATATACCTTTTTCAACTTTTTTTCTTCGTTTCTGCAGGCTTTTTTTGCAATTTTATACAATCACATTGTTCTTCATGAAAACGGATACATTCCAAAAAATGAAACCGGAGATGAAAAAAATGGAAATTCTAAAGACTCAGATGAAGATAAAAGTCAGGAAAAAAGCAAAAAGAAAAGAAAAATTACAAAGAAAAATATCAAAAACGGTTTTAAAAAATCTATCCCTGGTTTAAAGCAGATCATTCCAATTACGATTTCTGCAATGCTCGTTTTTTATCTATTATCACTTTTGGGTTTGATGAATATCATCGCGATGGTATTTGATCCTCTTCTTAACATTATTGGCCTTCCAGGTGAGGCAACAGCCGCTCTTGTGGCACAGTTTATTCATTTTTCTGCAGGATATACGATTGTCGGATCACTTATTGAAACAGGAGTTTTGAATATGGAACAGGCACTTGTTACGCTTATTCTCGGGAGCATGGTTGTTATAACAATGATTTATGTCAAATATTCATTTCCAATGTATCTTGCTCTTTTTGGAAAAGACGGCCTTATGATAACATACAAAACTTATGCGATAAGCATGGCGGCAAAGATTGTTTGTATCGGGATTGTGATGGTTGTTTTTTAA
- a CDS encoding type IV pilin N-terminal domain-containing protein: protein MKSFTNNEAVSPVVGVMLMLVVTIIIAAVVSAFAGGISGTADKAPQVQIKGTYSISDGMTIEHIGGSAIGTIDTIVMVRPTKTFGDAEHMIWTINKSTIVNSPTADAGSKNAWMREDGYSGEKNFAAGSTAYINPPYHLDKFLQPGASKYGTYSFNCTANIGKTFWLELADSSGKVFAQSEVTITS from the coding sequence ATGAAATCATTCACAAATAATGAAGCAGTGTCACCGGTTGTTGGCGTTATGCTGATGCTTGTTGTAACAATTATCATTGCGGCTGTTGTAAGTGCCTTTGCAGGCGGTATTTCCGGAACTGCTGATAAAGCACCACAAGTACAGATTAAAGGTACTTACAGTATATCAGATGGAATGACAATTGAACATATAGGAGGAAGTGCAATTGGTACAATTGATACTATTGTAATGGTTCGTCCAACCAAAACCTTTGGGGATGCTGAACATATGATTTGGACAATAAACAAATCAACAATTGTCAATAGTCCTACGGCAGATGCAGGATCAAAAAATGCCTGGATGAGGGAGGACGGTTATTCTGGTGAAAAGAATTTTGCAGCAGGATCTACAGCATACATTAATCCACCATATCATTTGGATAAATTTTTGCAGCCAGGTGCATCAAAATATGGAACTTATTCTTTTAATTGTACTGCAAATATTGGAAAGACGTTCTGGCTTGAACTTGCAGATTCTTCAGGAAAAGTATTTGCACAGAGTGAAGTAACCATTACTTCTTAA